GCACGACACCCAGTCTGCTTTGTCGGTGATACGCTCTTTGCCGGATCAATCGGCCGGTCCAATCCCAAGGAACTGTATTCGACGCATCTCAATTCGGTTCGCTCCCGAGTGCTCACCCTCTCACCGGACTATCGGCTCTTGCCCGGACATGGACCTGCCACGACGGTTGAGGAAGAACTCGACCATAATCCGTTTGGGGCGATTCAATAAGCAGGGATTGTATGGATGGATTCGGACGACATGAACCTCGCGAGTTCGATGGAGGTCGCGTCATGGAAGCGTGCGAAGAGCGGGTTCCACAATTAGCGGACCAGATAGAGGATGCTGCTGAGGAAGAGCCGTCGTTTTTCTCCAAGTGGACATTGCCGATCGTCCTCTTTCTCATGACGGTCTTTACCACCTTGTGGGCAGGGGCCTACCAAGTCTATAACGGTCCGGTGCGCGGACCTCTGAATTTTCTCCTGACCACTCCTGAGAGCCTCTGGCGGGGAATCCCGTTTGCCGGCGCGCTGCTCTTTATCCTCACGACGCATGAGTTGGGGCATTATCTCTTGTCGAAAATCCATCGGGTGCCAGCTTCCTTGCCGCTGTTCATTCCCGGGCCTCCTCATTTCATCGGGACGTTCGGCGCCATCATCCGCATGCGAGGTCCGATTCTGAGCCGCCGCGCCTTGTTCGACATCGGGGTCGCCGGTCCCTTGGCGGGCTTCGTGGTCGCCGTCCTCGTGCTGATCGTCGGACTCAGTCTGTCCACGGTTGTGGATCGAACGGCCACCTTTGGCTTACACCTGGGCGAACCCTTGCTGCTGCAGTTCATATCGTGGCTGGTGATCGGGCCGTTACCACCAGAG
This region of Nitrospira sp. genomic DNA includes:
- a CDS encoding site-2 protease family protein, translated to MDGFGRHEPREFDGGRVMEACEERVPQLADQIEDAAEEEPSFFSKWTLPIVLFLMTVFTTLWAGAYQVYNGPVRGPLNFLLTTPESLWRGIPFAGALLFILTTHELGHYLLSKIHRVPASLPLFIPGPPHFIGTFGAIIRMRGPILSRRALFDIGVAGPLAGFVVAVLVLIVGLSLSTVVDRTATFGLHLGEPLLLQFISWLVIGPLPPEADVVLHPIGFAAWFGLFVTSLNLLPIGQLDGGHVAYALCGRRQRTMALAFLPILLILGFYGWSGWFLWAFMAGLWGIGHPPVMDPHVPLGRNRTIVGWIALAVLVVTFAPVPFSFH